From Sphingomonas sp., the proteins below share one genomic window:
- a CDS encoding DUF1272 domain-containing protein, with protein sequence MLEMRPDCERCGTDLPPDAGGAFICSFECTFCAECADDMDERCPNCGGELLDRPVRVGDALRRHPASTERKYKG encoded by the coding sequence ATGCTGGAAATGCGGCCTGACTGCGAACGCTGCGGCACCGATCTGCCGCCCGATGCCGGGGGTGCGTTCATCTGCTCGTTCGAATGCACCTTCTGCGCGGAATGCGCCGACGACATGGACGAACGCTGCCCGAATTGCGGCGGCGAACTGCTCGACCGACCCGTGCGGGTCGGCGATGCCTTGCGGCGCCACCCGGCGTCCACCGAGCGCAAATACAAGGGGTAA
- the thiD gene encoding bifunctional hydroxymethylpyrimidine kinase/phosphomethylpyrimidine kinase, with protein MAARVLIIAGSDSGGGAGIQADIKTVTMLGGHAMTAITAITAQNTVGVQAVHPVPSDMVIAQIDSVVRDIGVDAVKIGMIGSARTALAVAERLAELPGVPVVFDPVMVATSGARLADEATVAAFERLMDRATVITPNLPEMEALGRGPHEIVAAHRCAVLVKGGHGAGPEVVDILYSADPEDPPQIEWRDPKIDTENTHGTGCTLASAIACGLACEWDLPEAVSRARRFVRIAMREAEGLGRGHGPMAQQAVRLDLNMSFFEPMLNQVTVPAQDLAASERFYRLLGLRQVVRASPRYARFETEGGATFSIATDEAYTAPVVYFECGDLDVTVAYLQQQGFRFEQEPRDEKWGWREARLRDPAGNAVRLYQAGEMRRFPPWRIEDDA; from the coding sequence ATGGCCGCACGTGTCCTCATCATCGCAGGTTCGGATTCCGGCGGCGGCGCCGGGATCCAGGCGGACATCAAGACCGTCACCATGCTGGGCGGTCACGCGATGACCGCAATCACCGCGATCACGGCGCAGAACACGGTGGGCGTGCAGGCGGTGCACCCGGTGCCGAGCGACATGGTGATCGCGCAGATCGATTCGGTGGTACGCGACATCGGCGTCGATGCGGTGAAGATCGGCATGATCGGCTCTGCCCGCACCGCGCTTGCGGTGGCCGAGCGGCTGGCCGAACTGCCGGGCGTCCCGGTGGTGTTCGATCCGGTGATGGTTGCCACCAGCGGCGCACGGCTGGCCGACGAGGCGACCGTCGCCGCGTTCGAGCGGCTGATGGATCGAGCAACCGTGATCACGCCTAATCTCCCCGAGATGGAGGCGCTGGGTCGCGGTCCGCATGAAATCGTCGCCGCGCATCGGTGCGCGGTGCTGGTCAAGGGCGGCCACGGCGCGGGCCCCGAGGTGGTCGACATCCTTTACTCGGCCGACCCGGAGGACCCACCACAGATCGAATGGCGCGACCCCAAAATTGACACCGAAAACACGCATGGCACGGGCTGCACGCTCGCCTCCGCGATCGCCTGCGGGCTGGCCTGCGAGTGGGATCTGCCGGAGGCGGTGAGTCGGGCGCGGCGCTTTGTGCGGATCGCGATGCGCGAGGCCGAGGGGTTGGGCCGCGGGCATGGCCCGATGGCGCAGCAAGCGGTTCGGCTCGACCTCAACATGAGCTTTTTCGAGCCCATGCTGAACCAGGTGACCGTGCCGGCGCAGGATCTGGCCGCGAGCGAGCGCTTTTACCGACTGCTCGGGCTGCGGCAGGTGGTGCGGGCGTCTCCCCGCTATGCTCGGTTCGAGACCGAGGGCGGCGCGACCTTCTCGATCGCGACGGATGAAGCATACACCGCGCCGGTGGTGTATTTCGAATGCGGCGATCTCGACGTGACGGTCGCCTATCTCCAGCAACAGGGCTTCCGCTTCGAGCAGGAGCCCCGGGACGAGAAATGGGGCTGGCGCGAGGCGCGGCTGCGTGATCCCGCGGGCAATGCGGTTCGTCTCTATCAGGCTGGCGAGATGCGCCGCTTTCCGCCATGGCGGATCGAGGACGATGCCTGA
- a CDS encoding ribonuclease HII, producing the protein MPDLSHETRYFQLHAGPVAGVDEAGRGPLAGPVVAAAVVLDPDCIPDGINDSKALTAAKRARLCEELLACAKVGVGIASVEEIDRLNILWATMLAMTRAVESLGFAPAFVLVDGNRCPKWEHRSAAVVSGDALCLSIAAASIVAKHRRDCMMVALDAQFPGYGWASNKGYGGKAHQEALRALGPTPHHRRSFAPVAQAHLDFGPIAAE; encoded by the coding sequence ATGCCTGACCTTTCACACGAAACCCGTTATTTCCAGCTTCACGCCGGCCCCGTAGCCGGGGTGGACGAGGCTGGCCGTGGCCCGCTGGCCGGTCCGGTGGTCGCCGCGGCGGTGGTACTGGACCCGGATTGCATTCCCGACGGGATCAACGACTCCAAGGCGCTGACCGCAGCCAAGCGTGCCAGGCTGTGCGAGGAACTGCTTGCCTGCGCCAAGGTTGGCGTGGGCATCGCCAGCGTCGAGGAGATCGACCGGCTCAACATCCTGTGGGCGACGATGCTGGCGATGACACGCGCGGTGGAGTCGCTGGGCTTCGCGCCGGCCTTCGTGCTGGTCGACGGCAATCGCTGCCCCAAATGGGAGCATCGCAGCGCGGCGGTCGTCAGCGGCGACGCGCTCTGCCTGTCGATCGCGGCGGCTTCGATCGTCGCCAAGCATCGCCGAGACTGCATGATGGTGGCGCTGGACGCGCAATTCCCGGGCTATGGCTGGGCCTCGAACAAAGGCTATGGCGGCAAGGCCCATCAGGAGGCGCTGCGCGCGCTCGGCCCTACGCCCCACCACCGCCGTAGTTTCGCTCCGGTCGCGCAGGCGCATCTCGATTTCGGGCCGATTGCCGCCGAATAA
- a CDS encoding site-specific DNA-methyltransferase, with amino-acid sequence MGVLEKVKRAGARVAKQAPAVLPLNTILRQDCIEAMRGLPDKSIDMIFADPPYNLQLGGDLNRPDGSHVDAVTDEWDKFDSLAAYDKFTREWLAQARRILKDDGTIWVIGSYHNIFKVGSAIQDLGFWILNDIIWRKANPMPNFKGTRFTNAHETLIWASKGEKSRYTFNYRSMKTLNDELQMRSDWEFPICSGQERLKKNGTKVHPTQKPEALLYRVLLSCTKPGDVVLDPFFGTGTTGAVAKRLGRRWIGIDREGVYVEAALERIAAALPLDESALQTMQAPKAAPRVAFGQLVENGYLAPGTVLSDHKSRWRATVGADGSLSCDGQAGSIHKLGATLQGAPSCNGWTFWHYEDQGGLKPIDALRQTYLLATQP; translated from the coding sequence ATGGGCGTGCTGGAGAAGGTCAAACGGGCGGGTGCGCGCGTCGCGAAGCAGGCGCCGGCCGTGCTGCCGCTGAACACGATCCTGCGCCAGGATTGCATCGAGGCAATGCGCGGGCTGCCCGACAAGTCGATCGACATGATCTTCGCCGATCCGCCCTACAACCTGCAGCTGGGCGGCGACCTCAACCGTCCCGACGGCAGCCATGTCGATGCGGTGACCGACGAGTGGGACAAGTTCGACAGCCTCGCCGCCTATGACAAGTTCACCCGCGAATGGCTGGCGCAGGCGCGCCGCATCCTGAAGGACGACGGCACGATCTGGGTGATCGGCAGCTATCACAACATCTTCAAGGTGGGCTCGGCGATCCAGGATCTGGGCTTCTGGATCCTCAACGACATCATCTGGCGCAAGGCCAACCCGATGCCGAACTTCAAGGGCACCCGGTTCACCAACGCGCACGAGACGCTGATCTGGGCGTCGAAGGGCGAGAAGTCGCGCTACACGTTCAACTATCGCTCGATGAAGACGCTCAACGACGAACTGCAGATGCGCAGCGACTGGGAATTCCCGATCTGCAGCGGGCAGGAGCGGCTGAAGAAGAACGGCACCAAGGTCCACCCGACGCAGAAGCCGGAGGCGTTGCTGTACCGCGTGCTGCTCTCCTGCACCAAGCCGGGCGACGTGGTGCTCGATCCGTTCTTCGGCACCGGCACCACCGGTGCGGTGGCCAAGCGCCTTGGCCGGCGCTGGATCGGCATCGATCGCGAGGGCGTGTACGTGGAAGCGGCGCTGGAGCGCATTGCGGCGGCCCTGCCGCTCGACGAAAGCGCGCTGCAGACGATGCAGGCCCCCAAGGCGGCGCCGCGCGTGGCGTTCGGCCAGCTGGTCGAGAATGGCTATCTTGCGCCGGGCACGGTGCTCAGCGACCACAAGTCCCGCTGGCGGGCGACGGTGGGCGCGGACGGCTCGCTCAGCTGCGACGGGCAGGCGGGCTCGATCCACAAGCTGGGTGCGACGCTGCAGGGCGCGCCGAGCTGCAACGGCTGGACCTTCTGGCATTATGAGGATCAGGGCGGCCTCAAGCCGATCGACGCGCTGCGCCAGACGTACCTGCTCGCCACGCAGCCGTAA